The DNA sequence CTGTGCTTGGACTGGCATAACCTACTCTTTCAAAAGCCTAGGGATCGTGATCCTTCTcagtgaaggaaaagaaaggaattttagagaaaggaaaggaatttccAGGTATATCAGTGTCCTAATGACATACCTTAGGGAGCTGCTACAGGTCACAGACACCTATCCAGCTTGATAAGTGAGGTACACTTACAGGTGTAAGTGAGAGAAAAGGTCTAATCAAGGAGAGATGTGGACTTCCAGGGCCACATTTACAATTGTAAGGCATATTAGGAATAAAGCCCATTTGAGCTAACCAGCAAggacttttccttgtttttcttagtGTCCAAACTTGGAGTATTTGTATCCAAAAGACAGAGAGGGGAAATGCTCAAGGAGAGGAAAGCAGGCCCCTTTCTTTGAGATCTGGGCTAGTACTTTTATATAGAACTCGAGTTGGCATTGTACTCCTGAAACTAAAACCACCTAAGCTAAGGCCactacaaaaacttaagccatgGACCAGGAGAAGGTATTTACAATACGTATCATTAGCAAAAGATAAATAGCCAGAATACGTGAAGAATTcctacaaatcagtaagaaaaaagcaaattaatttttGAAGTGGGTAAAGATTCAGCAGTCCTttggaggagaagagaaagaggtaTGCTTGGTCCAGGCCTGCTGGAAAAGTCTGTGAAGAGTGGGTGAAGATGTCCAAGTGTCTGCACCAATGCCACAGGACTAGAGTAGTGCCCTGCCCGAGGCCTGGACAGCACGTGGGAGATGCAAGTCTGTGCAGGCAAAATCACCAGCTCCTAAAGCCCGGCATGGCCCAGACCCATGTTTCAAGGAGGTAGGGAGCTGTTCCTAATCCCCAACCCTGTCCCTTTCCTAAAGCCACTACTGTAGGAACAATTTGGACAAGATCCTAAATGGAAAGAAACTAAGGAAATGGTAAGGTAGATGTGGCCTGGCCTGGTTTCTGACTCAGAAGATCTGACTCCTGTCAATGTTATTAGGAATTCTGCCCACTCAGTTCTCTAATAATAGTTAAGGTTTGATCAAATACTTTCCGGAAGTCATAACTCAGCACTGTAAACCTTTGACACAGAGATGGATTGGAGATATCATTTATCAGACCACCAATTTTTTCATGCATATCCTAAACACACAGAAAGTTATGGAGAGAAATATAAAAGTTAGTGTAAGAAAAATGCCTGCTTCAGTCACCGACACTCATTTTCCCaagataaaactttatttgaGGCATCAAGCAATATACTAAAAGAAGTGAGTCATGCATGTCAtgttcttattttcaaaattgtacAGCTGACAATTGCTGTACTTTCAAAAAAGGTGTGCAGTGAGCAAGGTTGACAATTACCTATGCTTTCATACGTAACTTTATCTATTAATACAGAGTGCTTAAGAAAGTCtcctttatatttcatttttacttccttAAAAAGGCACTTTGGTTTTATTTGGGAAAGCTAAAATAAACTAATTCTTCCACTGGGGATGAAGTTTCTCCCCAGAGTTATTTATGAAATGATGCAGCtgcctttttctttaaatggatTCTTGTCTTCTGGGATTCCTTTCACCAGAGGATCCTCTCCAGAACGTTCTTCAATATAGTTCTTTATTTCCTCAGAACATTTAGACACCTTAAGTATGGGAGGGAAAAGAACAGATGAGGTTTTCCTTGTTTAAACTTTATCACCACTCTATAGTGAAATTACTGTAATTAAATACAACCagctttttaaaagctttttaaaaaatgatatgaatatatatacacatatatgtaatcTTATGCtgtattctaatatttttattctattctatttataTATGATACAATCTATATCCAATGTATTTTTTACTACTGGTCAATTTCAAAGAAGTTTGAAATTCACTGTAGTAAATAAATCATCTTCAGGGATGtgatttccttcctttattaaaatacaatatgGCATGTCTATAATATTTTAGGAGCTAAATCATACTCCACTTTCAATTTTCCATGCTGATGAGCAGGTGCAGTAATAGATGATCCCCAAATGTTTTGGGGTGTGTCATACCACCATTTTCACTTACAAGTGTATGCAATGTCCtggcattttacaaaataatagaaGCACTGGAAAAAGCCTGACTCTGGGAAGGCTGACCTTGCCCAGAAATCCTACTGTGTGTCTGCTCAGAATTCTTTCCTGCTGCATGAAGATAATTATCATAATAATAAGACTTCTTTGAGGCTCATTAAGCTTATCTGATACTAAATTTTGTCTGCAATGGAGAAAGGATTCAATaggttcttaaaaaaaatctatccttAAGAGACAGATTGCAAGGATGaggatttttgtaaaaaaaaaagaaaagaaaaaggattaggGATTAGTCCTGTATTACTCAGAAGCAATTAGAAGTAAAAACTGTAGAAGCTCCAGATATTTCACTGGAGACCTATTAAAATTGGGCAAATGTTTCCGTTTAATTTGTAATCTAGTAACTTCAAACTGTTTTAATGGTTATCAATAAAACATGTTTGCATATCCAGTGTATATCCCAAAATGTATAGTTTACCTATAAATAAGTGCAGATACCACTGTTAGTATATCATgcataattataaaacataaactgGAAATGATAAAAGAATGAGATTTAAAACTAAACAAAGGTAGAAATGTTAATAGTTTACTTCTGTGCCCCAAAGGGTTACCCTTTGCACACCAGCATGGAGGTCTCtgatataaaattgaaaactaagTCATGCATTTATGTGACTTAAAATGTggcaaaataaaatcttttaaagtatTATTCTTTTAGGTAACATTTGCTTTCAATTGTTGCTGATATTCACATTGCGTGCATTGTAAGTTAATTATCAGAATTGATAATAATCTGGGGTTTGTGGCCCCAGAGAAAGTTCTGGGTAAGATTCATGTTCCAGATACATGTAAGATACATTgtatctattcttttaaaaaattatttattattatgaaatcatagctgtgtacattaatgcgatcatggggcactattcactggttttatatgccatttgacatattttcatcatactggttaatgtagccttcctggcattttcttagttattgtgttaagacatttatattctacatttagtaagtgtCACATTGTATCTATTCTTTTAGCACTTCTTCATTAACTTTCCAAAGAGGTCTGTAACTTCTAAAAGTGAACAATTACTCTAGTGTCAAGAGGATATATTTGGCCATCTCCTTATATGTGTaattatttatacatacatacagatgCTACTTTAATCTATTATGTATACTTATAAAACATAAGCTGGAAATTATAAACAGATAAAAtttacacataaataaaaatagaaattcttctATTTTGCTCCCAAGCTCCAGTGGAGTGTTCACTGTGCATCACCAAAGACTACTGGTGAAATTCAAAACTAAGTAGTGTAGTTGTaaggttttatttaaaacatagttttagaaaaattctttcaaatacCATCCTTTAGGGTAACGAGAAAGGTCAAGGACCCAAGTAGTTACATGCCTTTTTCTACAACTGCACCTTGAAACCCGTTGTCTAATAAAAGACAGGATTCCTTGTCCCTTCCCCTCACTCTCGGCTTCTTAAATGTTGGGACATTTGGCTTTGAATCCCTCCCTCCCGGGGTCCGTGCTCTCTCCCCTTCACCTCCCAGGATTTCCCCACCTCCGCTGGCATTTCCCAGACACTGCCAAAGTCCTACTTGCAGAAACgctataaggaaagaaaataaactctgTCCTTTTTGCTGTGACTAACCAGTGAACGCTGACCCCTGGTTCAcctgagagaagaaaatattctggaaCAGCCCTTTACCTGCTGTCTCTGCAACTTCACTTCTTTGCGAAGTTGCTCAACTTCCATCTTCAGTTTCTCCTTCTCGGGCAAATCTTCGATGTGCAGGGCGGGCATCGTCGACCCAGACCCGCGGCCAGGTCCAGCCCGCGCGGCCGAGGCCCGAACTGGACCCCGGGGGCTCGGCCTCGGCGGGGCGCCCGGTGGCGCCGGCGGGTCCCGGCTGCTGCCCGGGATCGCAGGTCCCCCGTCCCGGGGCCTGCGCGGGGCTGGCGAGAGCTCGGTGTGCGCTGCCGGAGCCCGCGGCGGGACGCTGCTGGGCCGGCCCTGGCTCGGGACCCTGCCACGCCTGGCCGGCTGGGGACAGCAGTTTTACTTcttgccccccccacccccccgtttTTCCGTTTCCAAGTCACATCCGGGTTTTGTTTGCGAAGCTAGGAAAAGGAGG is a window from the Nycticebus coucang isolate mNycCou1 chromosome 11, mNycCou1.pri, whole genome shotgun sequence genome containing:
- the GNG11 gene encoding guanine nucleotide-binding protein G(I)/G(S)/G(O) subunit gamma-11 → MPALHIEDLPEKEKLKMEVEQLRKEVKLQRQQVSKCSEEIKNYIEERSGEDPLVKGIPEDKNPFKEKGSCIIS